The genomic DNA TGGTCGTGACCGGCAGCGTGATCCTGAGCGCCTTCATCCTGGTGGCGCTTCTATCGGTCGTCTACACGCCGCTGGACCCACGCTCCGTGGACCTCGATTCGCGGAACCTGCCGCCGAGCCCAACGCATCTGCTAGGAACCGACGGCGTGGGCCGCGACATCCTGAGCCGAACGATGGCGGGTTCGCGCATCTCGCTACGAGTCGGCATCGTCGTCATCGGGGCTGCCATCCTAATCGGCGCAACGATGGGTACGATCTCCGGTTACTTCGGCGGAAGCGCAGACGCCATCCTCATGCGCGTCGTGGACGTGCTCCTCGCCGTGCCGGGCATCCTGCTCGCCTTGGTCATTGTATCGGTTCTGGGCCCCAGTCTGCGCAATGCCATGGTCGCCGTCGCCGTGGTGGCGGTGCCGCAGTTCGCTCGTGTGATGCGGGCGGAGGTGATGCGGGTCAAAGTGCAGGAGTACGTCCTGGCGGCGCGCGCGATCGGGGCGTCGGACCTGCGGATCGTGGCTCTGGCGGTTCTGCCCAACTGCGTCGCTCCGTTGTTGGTTCAGGCGACGCTCGGAATGGGAACCGCGATCCTTGAGACGGCGGGACTGTCTTTCCTCGGCCTGGGCGACGACCCCAGCACGCCGGAGTGGGGCAGGATGCTCGCCGATCAGTTCCGGTACATCCGGCAGGCATGGTGGACGGTCGTTCCACCCCTGGCGGCGATCTCGCTCGTGGTTCTCGGGTTCAATTTGCTCGGCGATGGGTTGCGGGATGTCCTCGACCCTCGCTTGCGGTCGACGCGGGATTAGGCGACGACGATTCGGGACGTGACATGAAAGTCAAACTCTGCGGAACGACCTCGGTCGAAGACGCCCTCATCGCACAGGACGCAGGAGCCGACTACGTCGGCGTCGTCATCGATGTGCCCTACTCCGAACGGTCGCGCACCGTTGACGAGGCGCGCGCGATCCTCGCCGCCATCACCGTGCCTGGCGTCATTCTGACATACCGGTTGCCCGTCGAGTCGGCAGCCGATGCCGCCGAACGGACCGGCGCGCACGCAGTACAGCTCTTGGGGAGCGAAAGCCCCGATGAGGTGTCACGGCTCGCTGCTCGGCTCGCGCGACACGCCGAAGTCTGGGTATCGCTGTTTCTGCCGCCTGCCGGCCTCGAGGGATCGCGTTCTTCGGCGGACGAGGTCGTCGCGTCGATGGAGTCCTACGCCGATGCCGGTGCGGACGCGCTGCTGCTGGAC from Candidatus Poribacteria bacterium includes the following:
- a CDS encoding phosphoribosylanthranilate isomerase — its product is MGQDARRSVPVHPAGMVDGRSTPGGDLARGSRVQFARRWVAGCPRPSLAVDAGLGDDDSGRDMKVKLCGTTSVEDALIAQDAGADYVGVVIDVPYSERSRTVDEARAILAAITVPGVILTYRLPVESAADAAERTGAHAVQLLGSESPDEVSRLAARLARHAEVWVSLFLPPAGLEGSRSSADEVVASMESYADAGADALLLDTAAVVDGRHRFGGTGIVSDWHTARDLIARSPLPIFLSGGIRPENVGEAVTRVQPHGIDLCSGVEAARSRRDPARTAALFRALRSALEAM
- a CDS encoding ABC transporter permease, whose protein sequence is MNRDLLSALSRNAMVVTGSVILSAFILVALLSVVYTPLDPRSVDLDSRNLPPSPTHLLGTDGVGRDILSRTMAGSRISLRVGIVVIGAAILIGATMGTISGYFGGSADAILMRVVDVLLAVPGILLALVIVSVLGPSLRNAMVAVAVVAVPQFARVMRAEVMRVKVQEYVLAARAIGASDLRIVALAVLPNCVAPLLVQATLGMGTAILETAGLSFLGLGDDPSTPEWGRMLADQFRYIRQAWWTVVPPLAAISLVVLGFNLLGDGLRDVLDPRLRSTRD